In one Bacillus thuringiensis genomic region, the following are encoded:
- a CDS encoding MerR family transcriptional regulator, whose translation MFKIGDFSKLSSISIRMLRHYDKVELLQPVKVDEQSGYRFYSADQLKKVNQIQTLKAMGFNIATIKEIIECDNIDTIKEQFFNRSAQIKEDMNNLQKQLRLLEDSMKTMREDVVEMNYHVSIKEIPERTVASVRKIIPSYNCEGDLWSILMQEIQMKNISIAHPSYSIAVFHDREYKENDVDIEIQLSILGKHENTKDVTFKNMKSTNVASITVNGSYEQMTAVNEAAAKWIETEGYKLAGPMFNIYHVSPAMESDPNKWVTEVCYPINK comes from the coding sequence ATGTTTAAAATAGGGGATTTTTCAAAACTATCTTCCATTAGTATACGAATGTTGAGACACTACGATAAAGTGGAATTACTACAACCAGTAAAAGTCGATGAGCAGAGTGGATATCGATTTTATTCAGCAGACCAATTAAAAAAAGTAAATCAAATTCAAACGTTAAAAGCTATGGGGTTTAATATTGCTACCATCAAAGAAATAATAGAATGCGATAATATAGATACCATAAAAGAGCAATTTTTTAATCGTAGTGCTCAAATTAAAGAAGACATGAATAATCTCCAAAAACAATTACGTCTCCTCGAAGACTCAATGAAAACGATGAGAGAGGATGTTGTTGAGATGAATTATCATGTTTCCATAAAAGAAATTCCAGAAAGAACTGTAGCTAGTGTTAGAAAGATTATTCCATCGTATAATTGCGAAGGTGATTTATGGAGTATATTAATGCAAGAAATTCAAATGAAAAATATTAGTATTGCCCATCCGAGTTATAGTATTGCGGTTTTCCATGATCGTGAATACAAAGAAAATGATGTAGATATAGAAATACAGCTAAGTATTCTTGGTAAGCACGAAAATACAAAAGACGTTACATTTAAAAATATGAAATCAACCAATGTAGCTTCTATAACAGTTAATGGAAGTTATGAACAGATGACAGCTGTAAATGAGGCTGCAGCAAAATGGATTGAGACAGAGGGTTACAAATTAGCAGGCCCGATGTTTAATATTTATCATGTGAGCCCAGCAATGGAATCCGATCCTAATAAGTGGGTTACAGAAGTTTGTTATCCAATAAACAAATAA
- a CDS encoding alpha/beta hydrolase gives MKRYYINNEKLNVHITEWGNKDKPVIFCLHGLGSTSLSFIEIAEELKEEYRFISVDAPGHGKTPPFERTEDYEMPNLANWLNEIINELRIEHFYFLSHSWGSFVALFYLLHHPEKVQGSILIDGGYQTKRLQEETLGEEIAYYKKDFDEYVFNNWDEFFKSEKEAYTRWSSLLEVAVKDLGVEMDNKVWWHARGNTASNIIRGMHKDETIDIYEKLPANIVLLRATVPQVWADYRDKTVNVFKEKTDSIVKVIPDTTHMLHGDKPEIVIVEIKNNWS, from the coding sequence TTGAAACGTTACTATATTAACAATGAAAAATTAAACGTACATATTACTGAATGGGGGAATAAGGATAAACCTGTTATTTTTTGTTTACATGGATTAGGAAGTACGAGTTTAAGTTTTATAGAAATTGCTGAGGAATTAAAAGAAGAGTATAGATTTATCTCCGTTGATGCACCTGGACATGGTAAAACACCGCCCTTTGAAAGAACGGAAGATTATGAGATGCCCAATTTAGCAAATTGGTTAAATGAAATAATAAATGAATTGAGAATCGAACACTTTTATTTTCTATCACATTCATGGGGAAGTTTTGTAGCGTTATTTTATTTGTTACATCATCCAGAAAAAGTACAAGGAAGTATTCTTATTGATGGTGGATATCAAACAAAAAGGCTTCAAGAAGAAACGTTGGGAGAAGAAATTGCTTATTATAAAAAGGACTTTGATGAATACGTTTTTAATAATTGGGACGAATTTTTCAAAAGTGAAAAAGAAGCTTATACTAGGTGGTCTTCATTGTTAGAAGTTGCTGTAAAGGACCTAGGGGTCGAAATGGATAATAAAGTATGGTGGCATGCCAGGGGGAATACAGCTAGTAATATAATAAGAGGTATGCATAAAGATGAAACGATAGATATATATGAGAAGCTGCCGGCTAATATTGTATTACTTCGAGCTACAGTTCCACAAGTTTGGGCGGATTATAGAGATAAGACAGTAAATGTTTTCAAAGAGAAAACGGACAGTATAGTAAAAGTAATTCCTGATACTACACACATGTTGCACGGGGATAAACCAGAAATTGTTATAGTAGAAATAAAAAATAATTGGAGCTAA
- a CDS encoding SRPBCC family protein, with translation MIAEIGKLTDGYIVKFEREFPYTVEEVWSVLTENSKLKKWMSNLQIESLKTGGIIKFDMMDGSFINIDILECQLNSVLEFTWDKDRVRFEIHKEENSTLLFLKEYINELTDHTPRDIAGWHICLNLFSCVLEGEEKEFSKDEWQQWFEIYKGKIHEVRG, from the coding sequence ATGATAGCTGAAATTGGGAAACTAACTGATGGATATATTGTAAAATTTGAACGCGAATTTCCATATACGGTAGAGGAAGTTTGGTCTGTATTAACAGAAAACAGTAAGCTGAAAAAATGGATGTCCAATTTACAGATTGAAAGCCTTAAAACTGGTGGAATAATAAAGTTCGACATGATGGACGGTTCATTCATAAATATTGATATTTTAGAGTGTCAACTAAACTCAGTACTTGAATTTACTTGGGATAAAGACCGTGTCCGATTTGAAATACATAAAGAGGAAAATAGTACTCTTTTATTCCTTAAAGAGTACATTAATGAATTAACAGATCATACACCGAGAGATATAGCTGGTTGGCATATTTGTTTAAATCTTTTTTCTTGCGTTTTAGAAGGAGAAGAGAAAGAATTTTCTAAAGATGAATGGCAACAATGGTTTGAAATATACAAGGGTAAGATTCATGAAGTTAGAGGGTAA
- a CDS encoding SpaA isopeptide-forming pilin-related protein, with product MKKIFSVLLVFFLTFSTWSSVLVKADSPSKGTLTIHKYAQEKDGVQGLEGDGSANQEVPKDAKPLKGVTFEVKRVASLEKISNDGKIVKEDVKPVMGATPNQVVTDDNGQAVLKDLPLGRYEVKEVAGPPHVNLNPNTYTVDIPLTNKEGKVLNYDVHMYPKNEIKRGAVDLIKTGVNEKALAGAVFSLFKKDGTEVKKELVTDANGHIRVQGLEYGEYYFQETKAPKGYIIDPTKREFFVKNSGTINEDGTITSGTVVKLEVKNYEEPTIDKKINAKLEALPINPLTNYNYDIKTLIPEDIKEYKKYVVTDTLDNRLVIQGKPIVKIDGAEVNANVVEVAIEGQKVTATVKDFTKLDGKKEFHLQIKSQVKEGVPSGSEILNTAKIDFTNKNDVMGEKESKPVVVVPTTGIIELTKIDGANKNKLKGAEFVLKDHNGKIVVVAGKEVTGVSDEHGVIKWSNIPYGDYQIFETKAPTYTKEDGTKASYQLLKDPIDVKISENNQTVKLTIENNKSGWILPVTGGIGTTLFTVIGLTLMLTAALVFFRKKFARN from the coding sequence ATGAAAAAAATATTTAGTGTGCTTTTAGTGTTTTTCTTAACATTTTCTACATGGTCTAGTGTATTAGTAAAGGCAGATTCACCATCTAAAGGTACTTTAACGATTCATAAGTATGCACAAGAAAAAGATGGAGTGCAGGGACTAGAAGGTGACGGTTCTGCAAATCAAGAGGTGCCAAAAGATGCGAAACCATTAAAAGGTGTAACGTTTGAAGTGAAAAGGGTTGCTTCTTTGGAAAAAATTTCAAATGATGGGAAAATCGTAAAAGAAGATGTGAAACCTGTAATGGGAGCCACTCCAAATCAAGTAGTAACAGATGATAATGGACAAGCTGTATTAAAAGATCTTCCGCTAGGACGTTATGAAGTGAAAGAAGTAGCAGGACCTCCACATGTTAACCTAAATCCCAATACGTATACAGTGGATATTCCATTAACGAATAAAGAGGGTAAGGTGCTAAACTATGATGTTCATATGTATCCAAAAAATGAGATTAAACGTGGTGCAGTGGATTTAATAAAAACTGGTGTAAATGAAAAAGCATTAGCAGGTGCAGTATTCTCTTTATTTAAAAAAGATGGTACAGAAGTGAAAAAAGAGTTAGTAACAGATGCTAATGGTCATATTCGCGTGCAAGGATTGGAGTATGGAGAATACTATTTCCAAGAAACAAAAGCTCCGAAAGGCTATATAATAGATCCAACTAAACGTGAGTTTTTTGTTAAGAATTCCGGAACAATTAATGAAGATGGAACTATTACTTCTGGTACAGTAGTTAAATTAGAAGTGAAAAACTATGAAGAACCAACAATTGATAAAAAGATTAACGCAAAATTGGAAGCGCTACCAATTAATCCTCTAACTAATTATAATTATGATATTAAAACATTAATTCCTGAAGACATTAAGGAATACAAAAAATATGTGGTAACAGATACTTTGGACAATCGTTTAGTGATTCAAGGAAAGCCAATCGTGAAAATTGATGGAGCAGAAGTAAATGCAAACGTTGTTGAGGTAGCTATAGAAGGTCAAAAAGTAACAGCTACAGTAAAAGATTTCACAAAATTAGATGGTAAAAAAGAATTTCATTTGCAAATTAAATCCCAAGTAAAAGAAGGGGTACCATCTGGTTCGGAAATTTTAAATACAGCAAAAATTGATTTTACAAATAAAAATGATGTAATGGGAGAAAAGGAGTCTAAACCTGTAGTTGTTGTTCCAACAACTGGAATAATTGAGTTAACAAAAATTGATGGTGCTAATAAGAATAAATTAAAAGGTGCAGAGTTTGTACTTAAAGATCATAATGGAAAAATAGTTGTCGTAGCAGGAAAAGAAGTAACAGGTGTATCTGATGAGCATGGTGTTATTAAATGGTCTAACATTCCATATGGAGATTATCAAATTTTTGAAACGAAAGCACCGACATATACAAAAGAAGATGGTACAAAAGCTTCTTATCAATTATTAAAAGACCCTATTGATGTAAAGATTAGCGAAAATAATCAAACGGTTAAATTAACGATAGAAAATAATAAAAGTGGATGGATTCTTCCGGTAACGGGTGGTATAGGAACGACTCTTTTTACTGTAATAGGCCTTACTTTAATGCTTACAGCGGCACTTGTTTTCTTTAGAAAAAAATTTGCTAGAAATTAA
- a CDS encoding aminoglycoside phosphotransferase family protein, translating to MNLGEPMAKGNTAEIYLYDNKIVKLFKEYLPGTESMNEAKKQKYAYLCGLPVPKVFEVTKIQNRQAIIMEYVKGENIGDLLLNDLNEGERYIGLCVNEQKKIHAIRVNTDEMELMRKRLERQIKSVQKLDESKKKNILQKLDSITFDFRLCHGDFHPFNLILSKEEKVKVIDWVDASSGDIRADVFRTYLLYSQSSVELAEMYLHIYCSRNGISRDEVFQWAPIIIATRFSEKVSPQNEVYLKRLLNQYL from the coding sequence TTGAACTTAGGTGAGCCAATGGCTAAAGGAAATACAGCGGAAATTTATCTGTATGATAATAAGATTGTGAAGTTATTTAAAGAATATCTTCCAGGTACAGAGTCTATGAATGAAGCAAAAAAACAAAAATATGCGTATTTATGCGGGCTGCCAGTTCCAAAAGTATTCGAAGTGACAAAGATACAAAATAGACAGGCAATTATTATGGAATATGTAAAAGGGGAGAACATTGGTGATCTCCTGCTTAATGATTTGAATGAGGGAGAGCGTTATATCGGCCTTTGTGTTAATGAGCAAAAAAAGATCCATGCTATACGTGTGAATACAGATGAAATGGAGTTAATGAGGAAAAGGTTAGAGCGTCAAATTAAATCTGTACAAAAATTGGATGAAAGCAAAAAGAAGAATATATTACAAAAATTAGATTCTATTACATTTGATTTTAGGCTATGTCATGGAGATTTCCATCCATTTAATTTGATTTTGAGTAAGGAAGAGAAAGTGAAAGTTATAGATTGGGTAGATGCTAGTTCAGGTGATATTCGCGCAGATGTATTTCGAACATACTTGTTGTACTCACAATCTTCGGTAGAATTAGCTGAAATGTATTTACATATATATTGCAGTCGTAACGGCATATCAAGAGATGAAGTTTTTCAATGGGCTCCTATTATTATTGCAACTAGATTTTCTGAAAAAGTATCACCGCAAAATGAAGTGTATTTGAAAAGATTATTGAATCAGTATTTATAA
- a CDS encoding LysR family transcriptional regulator: MEMKELLTFKKIIEEGTFSQAAKQLNYAQSTVTTHMKKLENEIGFLLFERGWDARLTEEGKLFAEEVENLVTHWEYSITQAQRISNEEKGSLRIGLLESVAKRLIPIILKFLNAEKPYIHCDFVVGNTALLSEMIEHNKIDFAVCGNNENKSKVQFTPICDEQIEFIVNNPKHPLLQKESVEAFDIIDYPVIVGESNCYSYQSVSSFLVENNLSFKRIYNCSALNLIPEMLFENAIGIIPKGTILNEEILSFKIKDFNSKIPIGILISTKNNNYLSQTKQNIINIIKVAL; this comes from the coding sequence ATGGAAATGAAAGAGTTACTTACATTTAAAAAAATTATTGAAGAAGGAACGTTTTCACAAGCTGCTAAACAATTAAACTATGCACAATCAACAGTAACAACACATATGAAAAAGCTGGAAAATGAAATTGGTTTTCTGTTATTTGAAAGAGGATGGGATGCAAGATTAACAGAAGAAGGAAAACTTTTTGCAGAGGAAGTAGAAAACTTAGTAACACATTGGGAATATTCAATAACTCAAGCACAACGTATTAGTAATGAAGAGAAAGGGAGTTTGAGAATAGGCCTATTAGAATCCGTTGCTAAAAGGTTAATACCGATAATATTAAAGTTTTTAAATGCTGAAAAACCATACATACATTGTGATTTTGTAGTGGGAAATACAGCACTTTTATCAGAAATGATAGAACATAATAAGATTGATTTTGCGGTGTGCGGAAATAATGAAAATAAATCAAAGGTACAATTCACCCCAATATGTGATGAACAGATTGAATTTATAGTGAATAATCCCAAGCATCCTTTGTTACAAAAAGAATCCGTTGAAGCATTTGATATTATAGATTATCCAGTTATTGTAGGAGAAAGTAATTGTTATTCCTATCAATCTGTAAGTTCTTTCTTGGTAGAAAACAATTTATCTTTTAAAAGAATTTACAATTGTAGTGCTTTAAACCTCATTCCAGAAATGCTTTTTGAAAATGCGATAGGAATTATCCCGAAAGGTACAATTTTGAATGAAGAAATACTATCTTTTAAGATTAAGGACTTTAATTCTAAAATCCCGATTGGTATATTAATTTCTACTAAAAATAACAATTATTTAAGTCAAACGAAACAAAACATTATCAACATCATTAAAGTCGCCCTATAA
- a CDS encoding class I SAM-dependent methyltransferase: MNELEYKSFYDKVGRLNGWDFSKIKCETVGDTWDFYSEVKERCKPSHILLDVGTGGGENVLNIASSAKLLIGIDNSNGMIETAHSNLKKSGVQNVEFLQMGSEALTFPHAHFDIASSCHAPFLASELAKVMKKGAFFLTQQVSENDKLNLKEAFGRGQCLGERDGTLKEKYMDELISAGFDLVQVREYDVTDYYSTPEDLIFLLKHTPIIPRFGEEDFTILQKFIETNSSEKGIRTNSKRFMIIAVKL; this comes from the coding sequence ATGAACGAATTAGAGTATAAAAGCTTCTATGATAAAGTAGGAAGATTAAATGGATGGGATTTTAGCAAAATAAAATGTGAAACTGTAGGAGATACATGGGACTTTTATAGTGAGGTAAAAGAAAGGTGTAAACCATCACATATTTTACTTGATGTTGGTACAGGCGGAGGAGAAAATGTACTTAACATAGCATCTTCGGCTAAATTGTTAATTGGAATTGATAATTCTAACGGCATGATTGAAACGGCACATTCTAACTTGAAAAAATCAGGTGTACAAAATGTTGAGTTTCTTCAAATGGGTTCTGAAGCTTTAACATTTCCGCATGCCCATTTTGATATTGCTTCAAGTTGTCATGCTCCGTTTCTAGCATCTGAGTTAGCAAAAGTAATGAAAAAGGGTGCCTTTTTCTTAACACAACAAGTAAGTGAGAATGATAAATTAAACCTGAAAGAAGCATTTGGCAGAGGACAATGCTTAGGTGAACGAGATGGCACTTTAAAAGAAAAGTATATGGATGAACTTATTAGTGCAGGATTTGATCTCGTGCAAGTACGCGAATATGATGTTACTGATTATTACAGTACGCCTGAAGATCTTATTTTCTTATTAAAACATACACCTATTATTCCTAGATTTGGAGAAGAGGATTTTACTATTTTACAAAAGTTCATTGAAACGAATAGTTCTGAAAAAGGGATTCGTACAAATTCAAAAAGATTTATGATTATCGCTGTTAAATTATAA
- a CDS encoding tautomerase family protein, with protein MPFVTVYHPEKLSDNKLLKNVSNQIHHSLIEHFNIPENDYFQMFLPYPSHQLFYNSSYLLEGSLKRSNNMIYVSITCGPGRTINQKKDLYKAIATSTANILQISTADVFITLHETPMENWSFGQGIAQMLNQHNN; from the coding sequence ATGCCATTTGTCACCGTTTATCATCCTGAAAAATTATCCGATAATAAGTTATTAAAAAATGTAAGCAATCAAATTCACCATTCGTTAATTGAACATTTCAATATTCCTGAAAATGATTATTTTCAAATGTTTTTACCTTATCCTTCTCATCAACTTTTTTATAATTCATCTTATCTTTTAGAAGGTTCATTAAAACGATCCAATAATATGATTTATGTTTCTATTACATGTGGACCTGGAAGAACAATTAATCAAAAAAAAGATTTATATAAAGCTATAGCCACTAGTACAGCTAATATTCTACAAATCTCTACTGCTGATGTTTTCATTACACTACACGAGACACCGATGGAGAATTGGTCATTTGGTCAAGGAATAGCTCAAATGTTAAATCAACATAATAACTAG
- a CDS encoding class C sortase, giving the protein MKRNLVLGGIFLFGLGIFLYPTISNWLATRAHYSEISSYDKKIKALQKKEVERREKEAAEYNKQVQTSMKTFTDPFSEKKSNHQAYADALNLGDVMGYIEISKINIKLPIYQGTSEEVLSRGIGHLDFSSLPVGGENTHTILTGHRGLPSAKLFTDLDKLSEGDLFFIHSLDKVLAYKVNQIKVVSPHETDDLQIVENKDYTTLITCTPYGVNTNRLLVRGERVELNEKEKQKVSTEIFIFNKWTVIVTILLLCVLLVVIYKKKLTR; this is encoded by the coding sequence ATGAAACGAAATCTTGTTTTGGGGGGTATTTTTTTATTTGGATTAGGTATTTTTTTATATCCTACTATTAGTAATTGGTTGGCGACCCGTGCACATTATTCTGAGATTAGCTCTTACGATAAGAAGATTAAAGCGCTACAAAAGAAAGAAGTCGAACGTAGGGAAAAAGAAGCAGCCGAATATAATAAACAAGTTCAAACTTCCATGAAAACATTTACAGATCCATTTTCTGAAAAAAAAAGTAATCATCAAGCGTATGCTGATGCGTTAAATTTAGGAGATGTAATGGGGTATATTGAAATATCGAAAATTAATATAAAACTGCCAATCTATCAAGGGACCTCTGAGGAAGTATTGAGCCGCGGGATAGGTCATTTAGATTTTTCTTCGCTCCCGGTAGGTGGAGAAAATACCCACACTATTTTAACAGGGCATCGTGGTTTACCATCAGCAAAATTATTTACAGATTTAGATAAGTTGAGTGAAGGAGATCTTTTTTTTATTCATTCTTTAGACAAAGTTCTTGCTTATAAAGTAAATCAAATTAAAGTAGTGTCACCACATGAAACGGACGATCTACAAATTGTAGAAAATAAAGATTATACAACTTTAATTACGTGTACGCCTTATGGAGTAAACACCAATAGATTGCTAGTTCGAGGTGAGCGTGTGGAGTTAAACGAGAAAGAAAAACAAAAAGTGAGTACAGAGATATTTATATTTAATAAGTGGACTGTAATAGTTACAATCCTATTGTTATGTGTGCTTCTAGTCGTAATTTATAAGAAAAAGTTAACTCGATAG
- a CDS encoding AraC family transcriptional regulator, whose product MTKKLSLVEIEYICNMFFQSFEIPVCFLDCNNNILLKFKSKNDSHSLYTSKIEQLHMLFQRNDTYNSPIFRTHEHLGHFILIHIKSDYMVNGTIIIGPMAHVNFSTSKVDSNLNFIPNYKRTRDRYFSLSVKDQNFFVNIAILFYNILYKKNSDVSTFSNNSDSVHISHSRILNEDVYISMQKDESIYHNLYIEQQLLRSIENGDKETVLKYYYEFQQETLSSLSSFHQLRRHKNICISSITLATRYAIKGGLPSGIAYKIYDLHIQRTEDLKDKESVWDLLKNAFCTFADRVKAQKTQQHSQTIAICKNYIFKNIYNPISVKQLAKFANVNSDYLSILFKKEVGISLIEYIQRERVEEAKKLLTFTTYPLSDICASLNFSDQSYFTKIFKKFTNETPGKYRKSHVVI is encoded by the coding sequence ATGACTAAAAAGCTCAGTCTAGTTGAGATAGAGTACATTTGCAATATGTTTTTCCAATCTTTCGAAATTCCAGTTTGTTTTTTAGATTGTAACAACAATATTCTTTTAAAATTTAAATCAAAAAATGATTCACATTCGTTGTATACATCAAAAATAGAACAGTTACATATGCTTTTTCAAAGAAATGATACATATAATTCTCCCATCTTCAGAACTCACGAACATCTAGGGCACTTCATTTTAATTCACATAAAGAGTGATTATATGGTGAACGGTACTATTATTATTGGGCCCATGGCACATGTAAATTTTTCTACAAGTAAAGTGGATAGTAACCTTAATTTTATTCCGAATTATAAAAGAACAAGAGACCGTTATTTTTCATTGTCAGTGAAAGATCAAAATTTCTTTGTAAATATAGCAATATTGTTTTATAACATTCTCTATAAAAAAAATTCAGATGTAAGCACCTTTTCAAATAACAGTGACTCAGTTCATATAAGTCATAGCAGAATCTTAAACGAAGATGTATATATTTCAATGCAAAAAGACGAATCCATTTATCATAATTTATATATAGAGCAGCAACTACTTAGATCTATAGAAAACGGGGATAAAGAAACCGTACTCAAATATTATTACGAATTCCAACAAGAGACTCTTTCATCTTTATCTTCATTCCATCAATTAAGACGTCATAAAAACATTTGTATTTCATCCATCACGCTCGCTACTAGATATGCGATAAAAGGGGGACTTCCATCTGGGATTGCTTACAAAATTTATGATTTACATATTCAAAGAACAGAAGATTTAAAAGACAAAGAATCTGTTTGGGATTTATTAAAAAATGCTTTTTGCACCTTTGCAGACCGTGTAAAGGCACAAAAAACACAGCAACATTCACAGACTATTGCTATTTGCAAAAACTATATTTTTAAAAATATTTACAATCCAATATCTGTTAAACAACTTGCTAAATTTGCAAATGTGAATTCAGATTATTTATCTATATTATTTAAAAAAGAGGTCGGTATTTCATTAATTGAGTACATTCAACGTGAACGAGTCGAAGAAGCAAAGAAATTATTAACTTTCACCACCTATCCCTTATCAGACATATGCGCTTCGCTTAATTTTAGCGATCAAAGTTATTTCACTAAAATTTTCAAAAAATTCACCAATGAAACACCTGGTAAATATCGAAAATCTCATGTTGTCATTTAG
- a CDS encoding class I SAM-dependent methyltransferase: MAIKQDEIKVVVGAGVFNNNPGWIQTQEDELNLLDKATWEERFEYNSISAILAEHVWEHLTFEEGVRAAEICYEFLKPSGHIRCGVPDAFFQDEVYQNIVQIGRPGPKDHPAASHKIVHNYKTLTKMFETAGFEVVLLEYCDESGRFYYNEWDANDGVIFRSKRYDSRNKGDKFGFPSLIVDAIKR, translated from the coding sequence GTGGCAATAAAACAAGACGAAATTAAAGTAGTTGTCGGAGCTGGAGTGTTTAATAATAATCCAGGCTGGATTCAAACGCAAGAAGATGAACTTAACTTACTAGATAAAGCTACGTGGGAAGAAAGATTTGAATACAACTCTATTTCAGCTATTTTAGCTGAGCATGTATGGGAACACCTTACTTTTGAAGAAGGTGTAAGAGCAGCTGAAATCTGTTATGAATTTTTAAAACCATCTGGTCATATTCGGTGCGGAGTCCCTGATGCATTCTTTCAGGATGAGGTATATCAAAATATAGTTCAAATAGGGAGACCCGGTCCAAAAGATCATCCAGCAGCAAGTCATAAAATCGTTCATAATTATAAAACATTAACGAAAATGTTTGAAACTGCTGGATTCGAGGTAGTTTTACTTGAATATTGTGATGAAAGTGGTCGGTTTTATTACAATGAATGGGATGCAAACGACGGTGTTATTTTCCGTTCGAAAAGGTATGATTCTAGAAATAAAGGCGATAAATTTGGTTTTCCATCGCTAATTGTCGATGCGATTAAGCGCTAA